The window AGAACAGGACTAGTTGCTTGGTATTATAGATGATGAATAAAAAGGAGCTAAACAATATGCAAGAATGGCAGGGTGCTTCAGGAGTTTGTATAAATGAAAATGGACAAATCTTAATGGTTTTACAAGGGAAGCCTGATGAAAAGAAGACTTGGTCGATACCTTCTGGTGGAAGGGAGAGTAACGAAACCTTTGAGCAATGCTGTATCCGGGAAGTTGCAGAGGAGACGGGATACAAGGTCGAGATTGTGAGAAAACTTCAGGTGAAAAAGAAAAGCTATGATGAAGCTAATATTTCCATTGAAGTTCATTATTTTCTAGTCAGGCT is drawn from Lysinibacillus sp. SGAir0095 and contains these coding sequences:
- a CDS encoding NUDIX hydrolase, whose protein sequence is MQEWQGASGVCINENGQILMVLQGKPDEKKTWSIPSGGRESNETFEQCCIREVAEETGYKVEIVRKLQVKKKSYDEANISIEVHYFLVRLLGGTKTIQDPDNLIYDIAWKSIDEIQDLELTFPEDRSFLKDYLVNIV